One part of the Oceanihabitans sp. IOP_32 genome encodes these proteins:
- a CDS encoding rhodanese-like domain-containing protein, whose amino-acid sequence MGLFSLFFGNKRQEMIKEFKAKGAIIIDVRSQGEYNQGAIPKSKNIPLQVFNSKIKEIKKYNKPVITCCASGMRSASAASILKNNGIEAVNGGGWYSLYKKLEE is encoded by the coding sequence ATGGGGTTATTTAGCCTGTTCTTTGGTAACAAAAGGCAAGAAATGATTAAAGAATTTAAAGCAAAAGGCGCTATTATAATTGATGTGAGATCACAAGGTGAATACAATCAAGGCGCTATTCCAAAATCTAAAAACATACCACTACAAGTCTTTAATTCTAAAATTAAAGAGATAAAAAAATATAATAAACCGGTAATCACGTGTTGTGCAAGCGGTATGCGCTCTGCGAGTGCGGCCTCTATTTTAAAAAATAACGGTATTGAAGCTGTAAATGGAGGTGGTTGGTATAGTTTGTATAAAAAACTAGAAGAATAA
- a CDS encoding glucosaminidase domain-containing protein, translating to MKRLLLLFCLMSVVFSCRSKKVAVSKKTIIKPNTEQIVKPVEKPVVTAPPKVYADKIDKYIDTYKDIAQSEMQLYHIPASITLAQGILESGSGYGRLAMKANNHFGIKCHGWTGQKIYHDDDEKQECFRKYKDAKYSFRDRSLFLTGRKRYAKLFELRKEDYKGWAKGLRAAGYATDRKYPQKLISIIERYNLYEYDKEVMGANYVKIETPKINSGKTYRVIKGDTLYSISRKYNISVEQLQNINGLKDNTISIGQELVIR from the coding sequence ATGAAACGATTACTATTACTATTCTGCTTAATGAGTGTGGTTTTTAGTTGCCGCTCTAAAAAAGTAGCTGTTAGCAAGAAAACCATAATAAAGCCGAATACCGAGCAGATTGTAAAACCTGTTGAAAAACCTGTAGTTACTGCGCCTCCCAAGGTTTATGCAGATAAAATAGATAAGTATATTGACACGTATAAAGACATCGCTCAAAGCGAAATGCAATTGTATCATATTCCTGCTAGTATTACTTTAGCGCAGGGTATTTTAGAGTCGGGATCGGGCTATGGCAGATTGGCAATGAAAGCCAATAATCATTTTGGAATTAAATGTCACGGATGGACAGGGCAAAAAATTTATCATGATGACGATGAAAAGCAAGAGTGTTTTAGAAAATATAAAGATGCCAAATACTCCTTTAGAGACAGGTCTTTATTCTTAACAGGACGTAAAAGGTATGCAAAGCTTTTTGAGCTTAGAAAGGAAGATTATAAAGGATGGGCAAAAGGCTTACGAGCGGCAGGGTATGCAACCGATAGAAAATATCCACAAAAATTAATTAGCATCATCGAACGTTATAATTTGTACGAATATGACAAAGAAGTTATGGGTGCTAATTATGTTAAGATCGAGACGCCAAAAATCAACTCTGGCAAAACATATAGGGTTATAAAAGGTGATACTTTATATTCGATATCAAGAAAATACAATATTAGCGTAGAGCAACTTCAAAATATAAATGGGTTAAAGGATAACACCATTAGTATCGGTCAAGAGTTAGTTATTAGATAA
- a CDS encoding DUF5522 domain-containing protein, producing the protein MKKIIPIEDGDYYLTPEGYRCFTAQYLLKRGYCCESGCRHCPYGYNASTAVMTNKKNKQY; encoded by the coding sequence ATGAAAAAAATAATTCCTATAGAAGATGGCGATTACTATTTAACGCCCGAAGGTTACCGCTGCTTTACAGCACAATATCTTTTAAAAAGAGGCTATTGCTGTGAGAGTGGTTGCAGACATTGTCCATATGGTTATAACGCTTCAACCGCAGTCATGACAAACAAAAAAAACAAACAGTATTAA
- a CDS encoding enoyl-CoA hydratase/isomerase family protein, with translation MMQPYVTLQIEAGVGTIEFFHPDHNAMPSDNLKKLENTIIEAAKNERVKVVVLKSAGDRTFCAGASFKELIAINNTETGKEFFSGFAHVINAMRKCPKLIIGRVQGKAVGGGVGLAAATDYCLASQFAAIKLSELSIGIGPFVIEPAVSRKIGQTAMSQITINAEQFYTAQFAKEKGLYADVFDTVEALDEAVKTLAENLATYNPEALVQMKKVFWKDTAHWDSLLMERAEISGHLVLSTFTKETLKRFM, from the coding sequence ATAATGCAGCCATATGTTACGTTACAAATAGAAGCTGGTGTTGGAACGATTGAGTTTTTTCATCCCGATCACAATGCCATGCCAAGTGACAATCTTAAAAAATTAGAAAACACTATTATTGAAGCTGCTAAAAACGAGCGAGTTAAAGTCGTCGTTTTAAAAAGTGCTGGCGACAGGACATTTTGTGCAGGAGCTAGTTTTAAAGAACTAATCGCTATTAATAATACAGAAACAGGAAAGGAGTTTTTCTCTGGTTTCGCTCATGTTATAAATGCCATGCGAAAATGTCCAAAACTAATTATTGGACGTGTACAAGGTAAAGCTGTTGGCGGCGGTGTTGGTTTGGCAGCAGCGACAGACTATTGTTTAGCAAGCCAATTCGCCGCGATAAAATTAAGTGAGTTAAGTATTGGAATTGGCCCCTTTGTAATTGAACCTGCAGTCTCCAGAAAAATAGGACAAACGGCCATGTCTCAAATAACGATTAATGCCGAGCAGTTTTATACGGCGCAATTCGCTAAAGAAAAAGGCCTTTATGCTGATGTTTTTGATACTGTTGAAGCTTTAGATGAAGCCGTTAAAACTTTAGCTGAAAATCTAGCAACTTATAATCCTGAAGCTTTAGTGCAAATGAAAAAGGTATTTTGGAAAGATACGGCACACTGGGATAGTTTGCTTATGGAGCGTGCCGAAATTAGTGGTCATTTGGTGTTGAGTACGTTTACAAAAGAAACTTTGAAGCGGTTTATGTAG
- a CDS encoding 1-aminocyclopropane-1-carboxylate deaminase/D-cysteine desulfhydrase: MTFKPENSINQTVFLPKNKGIELVVKREDKIHPFVSGNKYRKLKYNLIEAQNSGFKTLLTFGGAYSNHIAAVASAGQNLGFKTIGVIRGDELGSKIERNPTLSFAKECGMQFKFVSRTDYRDKTSQNFIDHLKKEFNTFYLIPEGGTNTLAVNGCEEILNDSDKDFDYICTSVGTGGTVSGLINGSNSNQNVLGFPALKGDFLKEEITKFVTQSNWSLITDYHFGGYAKINPELIRFINHFKNTNRIPLDPIYTGKMMFGIYDLIHKGYFPAGSKILAIHTGGLQGIAGMNMILKNKNLPIIE; this comes from the coding sequence ATGACTTTTAAGCCTGAAAATAGCATAAACCAAACTGTTTTTTTGCCAAAAAACAAAGGTATTGAGTTGGTTGTAAAACGTGAAGATAAAATTCATCCTTTTGTTTCTGGTAATAAATATAGAAAGCTAAAATACAACCTTATTGAAGCTCAAAATAGCGGTTTTAAAACCCTCCTTACTTTTGGCGGTGCCTATTCCAACCATATTGCGGCAGTAGCTTCTGCTGGGCAAAACCTGGGCTTTAAAACCATTGGCGTTATTCGCGGTGACGAGTTAGGGTCTAAAATTGAACGTAATCCTACTCTGAGTTTTGCAAAGGAATGTGGTATGCAGTTTAAATTTGTTTCGCGAACAGATTACCGCGATAAAACATCTCAAAATTTTATCGATCATTTAAAGAAAGAGTTTAATACTTTTTATTTAATTCCCGAAGGGGGTACCAATACATTGGCTGTAAATGGCTGTGAAGAAATATTAAACGATTCTGATAAGGATTTCGATTATATATGTACATCTGTTGGAACTGGGGGTACAGTTTCTGGATTAATAAACGGCTCTAATTCCAATCAAAACGTTTTGGGTTTTCCGGCTTTAAAAGGTGATTTTTTGAAAGAAGAAATTACTAAATTTGTAACGCAATCAAATTGGAGTTTAATAACCGATTATCATTTTGGGGGGTATGCTAAAATAAACCCAGAACTAATTCGTTTTATTAACCATTTTAAAAACACGAATCGAATTCCCTTAGACCCTATTTATACCGGGAAAATGATGTTTGGAATTTACGATTTAATCCATAAGGGTTATTTTCCTGCGGGTTCTAAAATTTTAGCTATTCACACTGGTGGTTTACAAGGAATTGCCGGAATGAATATGATTTTGAAAAATAAAAATTTACCAATAATTGAATAA
- a CDS encoding GSCFA domain-containing protein: MNLQTKIKLTQQSQNLIDYNSNLLLLGSCFVENIGKKLDHFKFNKLQNPLGILFNPKVIETLVFNAVNQKEYREEDVFFHNEQWHCFEAHSRLSNTSKENLLRDLNTAIQLTNQQIQKTTHIVITLGTAWIYNALETGKTVANCHKVPQEQFRREKMTVNAICKSLNHTVALVRRVNKNASMVFTVSPVRHLKDGFVENTLSKAHLITALHQIINHDEGLYYFPSYEIMMDELRDYRFYAEDMVHPNQVAINYIWEKFRDVWVSKDALQTMMEVDAIQKRLQHKPFNSKSEAHQKFLQNLDMKIKRLQSQYPQIYF; encoded by the coding sequence ATGAACCTTCAAACCAAAATAAAACTAACCCAACAATCTCAAAATTTAATAGATTACAATTCTAATCTACTATTGTTAGGCTCTTGTTTTGTGGAAAACATAGGTAAGAAGTTAGACCATTTTAAATTTAATAAGCTTCAAAATCCTTTAGGGATCTTATTCAATCCAAAGGTTATTGAAACATTGGTTTTTAATGCTGTAAATCAAAAAGAATATCGAGAGGAAGATGTGTTTTTTCATAACGAACAATGGCATTGTTTTGAGGCACACTCTCGGTTAAGTAACACATCAAAAGAGAATTTGTTAAGAGATTTGAATACTGCCATTCAATTAACAAATCAACAAATTCAAAAGACAACACATATTGTAATTACACTGGGTACAGCTTGGATTTACAACGCTCTTGAAACTGGTAAAACCGTTGCGAACTGTCATAAAGTACCTCAAGAACAATTCCGTAGAGAAAAAATGACGGTTAATGCCATTTGCAAATCGCTAAACCACACGGTGGCATTGGTAAGACGTGTAAACAAAAATGCATCCATGGTGTTTACGGTTTCGCCGGTAAGACATTTAAAAGATGGTTTTGTAGAAAACACCTTAAGTAAAGCACATTTAATTACCGCCTTACATCAAATAATTAATCATGATGAGGGGTTGTATTATTTTCCTTCCTATGAAATCATGATGGATGAGCTGCGAGATTATAGGTTCTATGCCGAAGATATGGTGCATCCAAACCAAGTGGCTATAAATTATATTTGGGAGAAATTTCGAGATGTTTGGGTCTCGAAAGACGCTTTACAAACCATGATGGAAGTCGATGCCATTCAAAAGCGATTACAACACAAACCATTTAATTCTAAGTCTGAAGCACATCAAAAATTTCTTCAAAATTTAGATATGAAGATAAAAAGACTACAATCTCAATATCCTCAAATTTATTTTTAA
- a CDS encoding DUF4230 domain-containing protein, producing MRKILLGVVITLVVLFAFKYCEDKKEDKIVLQESSMLIQEQILNVGKLIVTEGHFSEVFNYKHSQEIFGKYLSFDKKALVVVNADVTIAYDLSQIEFKIDEANKTLEIISIPEEEIKIYPDFEYYDVQADFLNPFVAKDYNQIKNTVKASLSEKIEKSGLKANAKNRLVTELSKFYILTNSLGWTLICNETPMDSMNSFQDLKL from the coding sequence ATGCGAAAAATTTTGTTAGGTGTTGTAATAACGCTGGTTGTTTTATTTGCGTTTAAATATTGTGAAGATAAAAAAGAAGATAAAATAGTACTTCAGGAAAGTTCTATGCTTATTCAAGAGCAAATTTTAAACGTGGGTAAACTCATTGTTACCGAAGGTCATTTTAGTGAAGTTTTTAATTATAAACATTCTCAAGAAATTTTCGGTAAATACCTTTCTTTCGATAAAAAAGCGCTTGTTGTTGTAAATGCTGATGTCACGATAGCCTACGATTTAAGTCAAATTGAATTTAAAATTGATGAAGCCAACAAAACACTTGAGATAATTAGCATTCCAGAAGAAGAAATTAAAATTTATCCAGATTTCGAATATTACGATGTGCAAGCCGATTTTCTTAATCCGTTTGTGGCCAAGGATTATAATCAAATTAAAAACACAGTTAAAGCCTCTTTATCTGAAAAAATAGAAAAATCTGGGTTAAAAGCTAATGCTAAAAATAGATTAGTAACCGAGCTTTCAAAATTTTATATTTTAACTAATTCTCTAGGTTGGACATTAATATGCAATGAAACACCTATGGATTCGATGAATAGTTTTCAAGATTTAAAACTATAA
- a CDS encoding DUF4136 domain-containing protein: protein MKKLLKTLPFLALLIFISSCSSVKVATDYDRNANFNEYKTFAFYKTGIDKAEINDLDKRRILRAIEAELLAKGFTKSENPDLLVSLFTKSREKINIYNDNFGPYGYGWGWHPWYWNRYNSTSVSRSTEGALYVDLIDANKKELVWQGVGTGYLTQDMEKKELRIKEFVAKIMEKYPPGATQ from the coding sequence ATGAAAAAACTATTAAAAACACTACCTTTTTTAGCATTGCTAATTTTTATATCATCTTGCAGTTCGGTAAAAGTAGCTACAGATTACGACAGAAATGCTAACTTTAATGAATATAAGACTTTTGCATTTTACAAAACTGGAATTGATAAAGCAGAAATTAACGATCTAGACAAACGCAGAATTCTACGTGCTATTGAAGCTGAACTTTTGGCCAAAGGATTTACAAAATCTGAAAACCCAGATTTACTAGTTAGCCTTTTTACCAAGTCTCGTGAAAAAATAAACATTTACAACGATAATTTTGGTCCTTACGGTTATGGTTGGGGTTGGCATCCTTGGTATTGGAATCGTTATAATTCTACTTCGGTATCACGATCTACAGAAGGCGCTTTATACGTCGATTTAATTGATGCCAATAAAAAAGAACTCGTTTGGCAAGGCGTGGGTACCGGTTATTTAACTCAAGATATGGAGAAAAAAGAATTGCGTATTAAGGAATTTGTTGCCAAAATCATGGAGAAATATCCTCCAGGGGCGACACAGTAA
- a CDS encoding aromatic amino acid hydroxylase — MSNAFESNSILNRLPEHLKQFIKPQHYEDYSAIDQAVWRYVMRKNVDFLAKVAHKSYLEGLKQTGISIDNIPNMYGMNRILKAIGWAAVAVDGFIPPNAFMEFQAYNVLVIASDIRQLDHIEYTPAPDIIHEGAGHAPIIANPEYAEYLRRFGEIGCKAISSAKDYELYQAVRQLSIIKEAPNSTEDAIASAEKKVEELQQNMGEPSEMALIRNLHWWTVEYGLIGSLENPKIYGAGLLSSIGESAWCMTSEVKKLPYTIEAAYKDFDITKPQPQLFVTPNFAHLNLILEEFANTMALRKGGLTGVTKLIQSKALGTIELSTGIQISGVFSEVIEHESQPIYIQTMGETALAYREKELVGHGIKTHKNGFGSPIGKLKGINLAIEDMSPRDLSAYHIFEEKNVTLEFEGGISVSGEIITGKRNLQGKIILISFKNCTVTHGKTTLFKPEWGIYHMAVGKTMVSAFSGPADYNSFDLITHVPSSKTIHVEKSDQLLHLETLYQQVRDYRDGVNKTISRTKVLEELIKNYPNDWLLSVELYELAFLANETKLCQSIMEHLETVKQNRPEVGHLIDDGLAIIEKTLLSKH, encoded by the coding sequence ATGTCTAACGCCTTTGAATCTAACAGCATTTTAAATCGTCTACCAGAACATTTAAAACAATTTATAAAACCTCAACATTATGAGGATTATTCGGCTATAGACCAAGCGGTTTGGCGTTATGTGATGCGAAAAAACGTAGATTTTTTAGCTAAAGTAGCCCACAAATCCTATTTAGAGGGCTTAAAACAAACGGGAATTTCTATTGATAATATTCCAAATATGTATGGCATGAACCGTATTTTGAAGGCTATTGGCTGGGCAGCCGTAGCTGTCGATGGTTTTATTCCACCCAACGCTTTTATGGAATTTCAGGCCTATAACGTGCTCGTTATTGCAAGCGATATTAGACAATTAGACCATATTGAATACACACCAGCACCCGATATTATTCACGAAGGTGCAGGACATGCTCCCATTATAGCGAACCCCGAATATGCCGAGTATTTACGACGGTTTGGCGAAATTGGATGTAAAGCGATTTCATCGGCAAAGGACTATGAATTGTACCAAGCCGTTAGGCAGCTCTCTATTATTAAAGAAGCTCCAAATTCGACAGAAGATGCGATCGCTTCCGCGGAAAAAAAAGTTGAAGAACTGCAACAAAACATGGGAGAACCCAGTGAAATGGCATTAATAAGAAACCTACATTGGTGGACGGTAGAATACGGCTTAATAGGCAGTCTAGAGAATCCAAAAATTTATGGCGCAGGCCTACTATCTTCTATAGGCGAAAGTGCTTGGTGTATGACTAGCGAAGTTAAAAAACTACCCTATACCATTGAAGCAGCTTACAAGGATTTTGATATTACCAAACCTCAACCTCAACTTTTTGTCACACCTAATTTCGCGCATTTAAATTTAATTTTAGAGGAGTTTGCCAATACTATGGCTTTGCGAAAAGGTGGGTTAACAGGGGTTACCAAATTAATTCAGTCTAAAGCATTAGGCACTATAGAACTCAGTACAGGCATACAAATATCTGGTGTTTTTAGTGAAGTTATTGAACATGAAAGCCAACCCATTTACATACAAACAATGGGTGAAACCGCACTTGCCTATCGAGAAAAAGAGTTGGTAGGCCATGGTATTAAAACACACAAAAATGGCTTTGGCTCACCTATAGGAAAATTAAAAGGTATTAATTTGGCTATTGAAGATATGAGTCCTCGTGATTTAAGCGCTTACCATATTTTTGAAGAAAAAAATGTGACCCTGGAGTTTGAAGGCGGCATTAGCGTTTCAGGTGAAATTATTACAGGAAAACGAAATCTACAAGGAAAAATAATACTGATTAGTTTTAAAAACTGCACGGTTACACATGGTAAAACCACACTTTTTAAACCCGAATGGGGGATTTATCATATGGCTGTAGGTAAAACTATGGTATCGGCGTTTTCTGGGCCTGCAGATTACAATAGTTTCGATTTAATTACGCATGTACCGAGCTCTAAAACCATTCATGTTGAAAAATCAGATCAATTACTTCATCTGGAAACACTTTACCAACAAGTTAGGGATTACAGAGATGGTGTAAATAAAACTATTTCTAGAACTAAAGTTTTGGAAGAATTAATAAAAAACTATCCAAACGATTGGTTGCTGTCCGTAGAACTTTATGAATTAGCTTTCTTAGCAAATGAAACTAAATTATGCCAAAGCATTATGGAGCATTTAGAGACCGTAAAACAAAACAGACCAGAAGTTGGACATTTAATTGATGATGGTTTGGCGATTATTGAAAAAACGCTATTATCAAAACACTAA
- a CDS encoding pyridoxal-phosphate dependent enzyme has protein sequence MDKVTLQNVHNRIKSYIHNTPVLTSQLINTICEAQVFFKCENFQKMGAFKMRGATNAILNLTETQKSKGVVTHSSGNFAQALSLAAKQMGVKAYIVMPKNAPQVKKEAVKTYKGIIVECDSNLEAREFEAKRIQMEKGATFIHPSNDDAVIYGNATAAIEFLEDYPDLDYIFTPVGGGGLLAGTLLASKYFSKNCKVIAGEPIAVDDAYRSLKSGIIEKNETSNTIADGLRTHLGDRNFPIIKAHVDTIIRVEEDDIVYAMKLIWERMKIVIEPSSAVAFAALLKEKEVLKHKKIGVILSGGNVDLSQLPF, from the coding sequence ATGGATAAAGTGACTTTGCAAAATGTGCATAATCGGATAAAATCATACATTCACAATACCCCAGTGTTAACCTCACAATTAATAAACACTATTTGTGAAGCTCAAGTATTCTTTAAATGCGAGAACTTTCAGAAAATGGGGGCTTTTAAAATGCGGGGTGCTACGAATGCTATTTTAAACTTAACCGAAACTCAAAAAAGTAAAGGCGTAGTTACGCATTCATCGGGTAATTTTGCACAGGCCTTATCATTAGCCGCCAAACAAATGGGTGTTAAAGCTTATATTGTAATGCCTAAAAATGCACCACAAGTTAAAAAAGAGGCTGTAAAAACTTATAAAGGTATTATTGTGGAATGCGACTCAAACCTCGAGGCGCGCGAGTTCGAAGCAAAACGCATTCAAATGGAGAAAGGTGCAACTTTTATACACCCCTCGAATGATGATGCTGTAATTTACGGAAACGCTACAGCTGCCATAGAATTTTTGGAAGATTATCCCGATTTAGATTATATTTTCACGCCCGTTGGTGGTGGTGGCTTGTTAGCTGGTACCTTATTAGCATCTAAATATTTTTCTAAGAACTGTAAAGTGATTGCTGGCGAACCCATAGCAGTCGATGATGCTTACAGGTCGTTAAAATCTGGAATTATTGAAAAAAATGAAACCTCAAATACTATTGCAGATGGTTTAAGAACGCATTTAGGCGATAGAAATTTCCCGATTATAAAAGCGCATGTCGATACTATTATTCGTGTTGAAGAAGATGATATTGTTTACGCCATGAAACTGATTTGGGAACGCATGAAAATCGTTATCGAACCATCAAGTGCAGTCGCTTTTGCAGCGCTGTTAAAAGAAAAAGAAGTTTTAAAGCACAAAAAAATTGGTGTGATACTTTCTGGAGGCAATGTAGATTTAAGCCAGTTACCGTTTTAG